A genomic segment from Pelobates fuscus isolate aPelFus1 chromosome 7, aPelFus1.pri, whole genome shotgun sequence encodes:
- the BORCS6 gene encoding BLOC-1-related complex subunit 6 — protein sequence MSSRHSSDRESGAHVRHQALQRSKADIPPIDPEVLKDLEILTQDVALKVDQMMKSLNGTIQNMTALSVGYIQTYRDSVDSLGESVDMSIKGMYTLMARCEELDRSMHPIHALAKQIRDIKRTLEMFETLCK from the exons ATGAGCTCCAGACACAGCTCTGACCGGGAAT CTGGAGCCCATGTTCGTCACCAGGCTCTACAGAGGAGTAAAGCAGACATTCCTCCGATTGACCCTGAAGTTCTGAAGGATTTGGAAATCCTCACTCAAGATGTAGCCTTAAAAGTAGATCAAATGATGAAAAGCCTTAATGGAACTATCCAGAAT ATGACTGCACTTAGTGTTGGATATATTCAGACTTACAGAGACTCAGTGGACAGTCTTGGAGAATCTGTTGATATGAGTATCAAG GGCATGTATACATTGATGGCTCGATGTGAAGAGTTGGATAGATCCATGCATCCCATTCATGCGCTTGCCAAACAGATCCGAGATATTAAGCGCACTCTGGAGATGTTTGAAACATTATGTAAATAA